A single genomic interval of Mucilaginibacter robiniae harbors:
- a CDS encoding helix-turn-helix domain-containing protein: MENYFCLEQNILMRNKNGSIPVNRFGDELDTGISIERISAEILPDLGEWQQPERHDRHSFFLLEQGSVTIEIDFQRYEIHAPAAIYMHPDQVHRILLFEQVTASAWAMTDVNVNPEYLALLGDLTPVAPISLNEEAFALLSAAVALGLRLTERKNGLLSHVVLKDTCNALIGLLISLYLERKAPAEKLARAELVTKSFREALALHFIHLKRPADYAEMLHLSTPYLNECIRNTTGQSVTYHIQQRVILEAKRLLYHADQSLKEIAASLGYDDYAYFSRLFTKVAGLSPVAFRSKNLG; the protein is encoded by the coding sequence TTGGAAAACTATTTTTGCTTAGAACAAAATATCCTGATGCGCAACAAGAATGGTTCCATTCCGGTAAACAGATTTGGCGACGAACTTGACACCGGTATTTCTATTGAGAGGATTTCCGCTGAAATACTACCTGATTTGGGAGAATGGCAACAACCCGAACGGCACGATCGCCACTCCTTCTTTCTGCTAGAGCAGGGAAGCGTTACAATAGAGATTGATTTCCAGAGATATGAAATTCATGCACCGGCTGCTATCTATATGCATCCTGACCAGGTACACCGAATACTGCTGTTTGAGCAGGTCACGGCGAGCGCTTGGGCCATGACTGACGTTAATGTGAATCCGGAATACCTAGCACTACTGGGAGACCTTACTCCTGTAGCTCCCATCTCGCTGAACGAAGAAGCGTTCGCACTGCTTTCAGCAGCGGTTGCGTTAGGCCTCAGACTTACAGAACGGAAAAACGGCCTGCTCTCTCATGTTGTGCTCAAGGATACCTGCAACGCGCTGATTGGGTTACTCATTTCGCTTTATTTAGAAAGAAAAGCTCCAGCCGAAAAGTTAGCCAGAGCCGAACTCGTAACCAAATCCTTCCGCGAAGCATTGGCACTTCATTTTATCCACCTTAAACGCCCGGCAGATTATGCGGAGATGCTGCATTTATCTACCCCTTACTTAAACGAGTGCATCAGAAACACCACTGGTCAGTCAGTAACTTATCACATTCAGCAACGCGTGATTTTAGAAGCCAAACGTTTACTTTATCACGCTGATCAGTCGCTCAAAGAGATTGCTGCAAGCTTGGGTTATGATGATTATGCTTATTTTTCCAGGTTGTTTACCAAAGTTGCAGGCTTGTCGCCGGTTGCCTTTCGCAGCAAAAACCTCGGTTAG
- a CDS encoding FAD-dependent monooxygenase, giving the protein MKTTYLKKVLISGASFAGLSTAYWMNKFGYQVTIVEIAPRLKEGGTPVNILGDTIDIVKRMDLFDQIQSNKLVMKSVEFKDADDVTQRQDLTEPSPENHREEEYEIERDILLEMMYEAVKDEVEFVFDESISGLAEMEDQIEVTFKKGSPQTFDLVFGCDGIHSVVRRLWFGEEAEFSHFLQTYFSITIVNKLLIPEFTMQMYSEPGKTIMLNAYNDKTDICLAYYSEQEVPYDYRNEQQQRKMIMDQFKGTGWRTAELLEEVQRSKTFYFDKLCQMKMPSWTKGRVALVGDAGYCASPAAGRGGSLAIDGAAALANAFEKHSENIELAFQEYNQSFRPFIEELQANVVEYNLDVLIPKTEEAICKRNLEGFGF; this is encoded by the coding sequence GTGAAAACAACATATCTTAAAAAAGTACTTATATCAGGGGCTAGCTTTGCGGGACTTTCCACCGCTTATTGGATGAACAAGTTTGGCTACCAGGTCACCATTGTAGAGATTGCTCCGAGGCTAAAAGAAGGCGGCACACCAGTCAACATTCTTGGTGACACCATTGATATTGTGAAACGGATGGATTTATTTGACCAGATCCAGTCCAACAAACTTGTCATGAAGTCAGTGGAATTCAAAGACGCTGATGATGTCACCCAACGGCAGGACTTGACAGAACCAAGCCCGGAGAACCACCGGGAAGAAGAATACGAAATTGAGCGGGACATCTTATTAGAGATGATGTACGAGGCGGTCAAAGATGAGGTCGAATTTGTTTTTGACGAAAGTATCTCTGGACTTGCAGAGATGGAAGACCAAATTGAAGTAACCTTCAAGAAAGGATCACCACAGACCTTTGATCTGGTTTTTGGCTGCGATGGTATTCATTCAGTAGTCCGGAGGCTTTGGTTCGGCGAGGAAGCAGAATTCTCCCATTTTCTTCAAACTTATTTCTCCATTACTATTGTAAATAAACTGCTGATCCCGGAATTTACCATGCAGATGTACAGTGAGCCCGGTAAGACCATTATGCTTAATGCTTACAATGACAAAACTGATATATGCCTAGCGTATTATTCAGAACAGGAGGTCCCTTACGACTACCGAAACGAACAGCAACAACGGAAGATGATTATGGATCAATTTAAGGGAACCGGCTGGCGTACGGCGGAATTGTTGGAAGAAGTGCAGCGCTCTAAAACCTTTTACTTTGATAAGCTTTGCCAGATGAAAATGCCATCATGGACAAAGGGCCGGGTAGCGCTGGTAGGTGATGCCGGTTACTGCGCCTCACCAGCGGCTGGTAGAGGCGGCTCACTGGCTATAGATGGAGCAGCCGCGCTGGCAAATGCTTTTGAAAAACATAGCGAAAATATTGAATTAGCCTTTCAAGAATACAATCAAAGCTTTCGTCCTTTCATTGAGGAATTACAAGCCAATGTGGTCGAATACAATTTAGATGTATTAATCCCGAAGACCGAAGAGGCTATTTGTAAAAGAAATTTAGAGGGCTTTGGTTTTTAA
- a CDS encoding NAD(P)H-binding protein produces the protein MKITTTGSLGNVAKPLVKKLIAAGHEVTVITTQADRQAEIEVLGAKAAVGSISDATFLTEAFKGSDAVYIMMPPSIGSANFIQNIADAGEACAEAIKASGVTRAVMLSSVGADADSGTGPIQGTHRVEQILQKLDGVDVTVLRSGFFYINFLRDIPLIKSRGIFGNNYSGDVQLALTHPEDLSLSIAEELQAKGNGVKVKYIVSDISTGNQIAAMFGSAIGKPELTWASISDEQLKQGMLSAGLSPELVDLITEMGQGVRAGIVTRDFFAKGGKTVGHVKLEQFAEEFKTAYQISF, from the coding sequence ATGAAAATTACCACCACAGGCTCATTAGGTAATGTAGCCAAACCTTTAGTTAAAAAATTGATTGCAGCTGGTCATGAAGTCACCGTCATCACCACCCAGGCTGACCGCCAAGCAGAGATTGAGGTACTTGGCGCAAAAGCAGCCGTAGGTTCAATCAGCGACGCCACATTTTTAACCGAGGCTTTTAAAGGTTCAGATGCGGTATACATCATGATGCCGCCTTCCATAGGAAGTGCTAACTTCATTCAAAATATTGCGGATGCTGGGGAAGCTTGTGCTGAGGCGATTAAAGCGTCTGGTGTAACCCGCGCAGTAATGCTCAGCAGCGTAGGCGCAGATGCGGACAGCGGAACCGGCCCGATACAAGGCACGCACCGTGTAGAGCAGATACTGCAAAAGTTGGACGGGGTTGATGTGACCGTATTAAGGTCAGGATTTTTTTACATAAACTTTTTAAGAGATATACCATTGATCAAAAGCAGAGGCATATTTGGCAACAATTATAGCGGAGATGTCCAACTGGCCCTTACCCATCCTGAAGACCTATCCTTAAGCATTGCAGAAGAACTGCAAGCCAAGGGAAACGGCGTTAAGGTCAAATATATTGTTAGCGATATTTCAACCGGGAACCAGATTGCTGCTATGTTTGGTTCTGCAATAGGCAAACCTGAACTGACCTGGGCCAGTATTTCGGATGAGCAACTTAAACAAGGTATGCTGTCTGCAGGTCTGTCGCCGGAGTTAGTGGATCTGATTACCGAAATGGGGCAAGGCGTAAGAGCAGGTATTGTCACCCGGGACTTCTTTGCCAAGGGTGGAAAAACAGTTGGTCATGTCAAGTTGGAACAGTTCGCAGAAGAGTTTAAAACGGCCTACCAGATATCCTTTTAA
- a CDS encoding alkene reductase: protein MKKLFMPYHNGALQLKNHIVMAPMTRSRAVGNLPNALMATYYRQRSGAGLIITEGTSPSPEGLGYPRIPGIFSEAQVEAWKTVTNAVHEGGSKIFLQLMHTGRVAHIANLPEGYEVVGLSSIRAAGEIYTDKEGMQEHSAPTALDAAGITNLISFFVKAAQNAIKAGFDGVELHGANGYILEQSLNTFVNNRTDTYGGSIENRSRLILEVAENIASAIGAEKVGIRLSPYSTLSDMPAYGDAEVHETYAYLAGKLQEISVAYIHVSNSPSIPEKTHQVIRNNFLNTLIYCNGLTAETAEAKLQAGTADLVAFGRSFLANPDFIRRIEKNEPLNEPDYNTLYTPGEQGYNDYPVLN from the coding sequence ATGAAAAAGTTATTCATGCCGTATCATAACGGCGCACTGCAATTAAAGAATCATATCGTCATGGCACCCATGACCCGAAGCCGAGCTGTAGGCAATCTGCCCAATGCCCTCATGGCTACCTACTACCGCCAACGCTCAGGTGCCGGGCTCATCATTACAGAGGGGACTTCACCAAGCCCTGAGGGTTTAGGCTATCCACGTATCCCCGGTATTTTTTCAGAGGCTCAGGTGGAGGCATGGAAAACTGTAACCAATGCTGTTCACGAAGGTGGGTCAAAGATATTTCTGCAACTGATGCACACCGGTAGAGTCGCTCATATTGCCAATTTACCGGAAGGTTACGAAGTGGTAGGTCTTTCCAGTATCAGGGCTGCCGGCGAGATCTATACCGATAAGGAAGGTATGCAGGAACACTCCGCTCCTACAGCGCTGGATGCTGCTGGCATCACTAATTTGATCAGTTTTTTTGTTAAAGCTGCTCAGAACGCTATTAAGGCCGGGTTCGATGGTGTGGAGCTTCATGGAGCTAACGGTTATATTTTAGAGCAATCGTTGAATACTTTTGTTAATAACCGTACAGACACTTATGGTGGTTCTATAGAGAATCGTAGCCGTTTAATCTTAGAGGTAGCTGAGAACATTGCTTCTGCAATTGGTGCTGAAAAGGTCGGAATAAGATTATCGCCATACTCAACACTAAGCGATATGCCAGCTTACGGCGATGCAGAAGTTCATGAAACTTACGCATACCTTGCCGGTAAACTACAGGAAATAAGCGTTGCTTATATTCACGTATCCAACAGTCCTAGCATTCCAGAAAAGACGCATCAGGTAATTCGTAATAATTTCCTTAATACCCTCATTTATTGTAACGGACTCACCGCCGAAACTGCCGAAGCCAAGTTACAGGCTGGTACAGCCGACCTCGTCGCCTTTGGCAGAAGTTTCTTGGCTAACCCCGATTTTATCAGGAGGATAGAAAAAAACGAACCCTTAAACGAGCCGGATTATAATACCCTTTACACTCCAGGCGAACAGGGATATAACGACTACCCTGTATTAAATTAA
- a CDS encoding helix-turn-helix transcriptional regulator — translation MIFSFSATPDFDFLTHFARHVGTAVHHDLLIMPEHLGKGYIRKLAFGSDFKITLHHYTLREDLIIKRNSSGLGNELITIFFYSNEQSLSIAFNDNPLVLFSQRDDSAVQVTSNDLSSTIHFPAHHDIHYVVVAISPAYLTALLAMTNANSVIQTITGSSNSFLFFESMTAETKLLLKHIAAVDMNGSLSHFYMQIKVQELLYLLFHQLTSRENTMHQSINSADAERLLHIRSEIISDLSVPPVLSELARIAAMSETKLKQLFKQTFGDTIYNYYQQVRMQEAAFLLKQGNRSVAEVGYELGFTNLSHFSRLFEKYYGLNPKRYSSQY, via the coding sequence ATGATATTCAGTTTCTCCGCTACACCTGATTTTGATTTTCTAACACATTTTGCCCGTCATGTTGGTACTGCAGTACATCATGATCTGCTGATCATGCCAGAGCACTTGGGAAAGGGTTATATACGGAAATTAGCCTTCGGTTCAGACTTTAAAATTACGCTGCACCATTATACACTCCGAGAGGATTTGATCATCAAACGTAATTCATCAGGCTTGGGCAATGAACTGATCACTATCTTTTTTTACAGCAACGAGCAGTCGCTAAGTATCGCTTTTAATGACAATCCGCTGGTACTTTTCTCTCAGCGGGATGATTCGGCTGTCCAGGTCACTTCAAACGATTTGAGTTCCACTATACATTTTCCTGCACATCATGATATTCACTATGTGGTGGTTGCCATTTCGCCCGCTTATTTAACTGCATTATTAGCGATGACCAATGCCAACTCGGTCATCCAGACCATTACCGGCAGCAGCAATTCCTTTCTTTTCTTTGAAAGCATGACGGCTGAAACCAAGCTACTGCTCAAGCATATTGCAGCGGTAGATATGAATGGCAGCCTGAGCCACTTTTACATGCAGATCAAGGTACAGGAGCTACTATACCTGCTGTTTCATCAGTTAACCTCACGGGAAAACACCATGCATCAAAGCATCAATAGTGCAGATGCAGAGCGATTATTGCATATCCGCAGCGAGATCATCAGCGATTTAAGCGTACCGCCGGTACTTAGTGAGTTAGCTAGGATTGCTGCCATGAGTGAAACTAAACTCAAGCAGTTGTTTAAGCAAACTTTTGGCGATACCATCTACAACTACTATCAGCAGGTACGTATGCAGGAGGCCGCCTTCCTGTTAAAGCAAGGCAATCGGTCCGTTGCAGAAGTAGGTTACGAGCTCGGCTTTACTAATCTCAGCCATTTTAGTCGATTGTTTGAAAAATATTATGGCCTCAACCCTAAACGGTATTCCTCCCAATACTAA